Proteins from a genomic interval of Mytilus trossulus isolate FHL-02 unplaced genomic scaffold, PNRI_Mtr1.1.1.hap1 h1tg000210l__unscaffolded, whole genome shotgun sequence:
- the LOC134700979 gene encoding uncharacterized protein LOC134700979, whose protein sequence is MATKRRFASLEDEDRENLLENVDSKNTKRQTNTAINGFREYLTEKSLPLDFESYDNAQLDDVLSKFYMEMRNKNGEMYKKTTMQSYRQGLQRHLSKTRDVDILKGDNFKKSKKAFQCMTKELKRLGLAAVEHYPAIADADMEKMYMFFCKDLESPKMLQYKVFVDIMIHFGRRGRENLATLTRQDFAVQPDPEGTLYVYKTHDELTKNHQTDSEKSSDGRMYEIKGSDRCPVRSFVKYIRRLNPKCNKLFQQPKLTAKDGIHYDNIPLGHNKLGVYMNEISKAANLSKEYTNHSCRATTVHILDEAQIPSRHIMSVTGHKSEASLKTYSGKTCEKNKKIMSDKLSEKTLCKTSTVSKPAALSSNIDFLCLSQTSMTVETEAISTTSFGSFNLQPLSDSQTQNLMNDIIPEMAADDGMDDGMDDLLKSLEVPRCIPKQSNSVNTASMNQKAMPAPVFNNCSNITVNYNFIQKN, encoded by the exons ATGGCAACGAAACGAAGATTCGCATCTCTCGAGGATGAAGACAGGGAAAATCTGTTGGAAAACGTTGATTCAAAAAACACTAAAAGGCAAACAAATACAGCTATTAATGGTTTCCGGGAATATCTAACAGAGAAAAGCCTTCCCCTCGACTTTGAGTCTTACGATAATGCACAGTTGGACGACGTATTATCCAAATTTTACATGGAAATGCGCAACAAAAATGGGGAGATGTATAAAAAGACGACCATGCAGTCTTATCGCCAAGGCTTGCAACGGCACTTATCTAAAACAAGGGATGTTGACATTCTCAAAGGTGACAATTTCAAGAAGTCCAAAAAAGCATTCCAATGTATGACAAAGGAGCTAAAAAGACTTGGTCTGGCAGCTGTGGAGCACTATCCAGCAATTGCTGATGCTGATAtggaaaaaatgtacatgtttttctGTAAAGATTTGGAAAGTCCAAAAATGCTCCAGTACAAG GTATTTGTGGACATAATGATTCATTTTGGACGTAGAGGCAGGGAGAACCTGGCAACCTTAACAAGACAGGACTTTGCAGTACAGCCAGATCCAGAGGGTACACTTTATGTTTATAAAACCCATGATGAACTAACCAAAAATCATCAGACAGATAGTGAAAAGTCATCCGATGGGAGGATGTATGAAAtcaaag GTAGTGACCGATGTCCAGTAAGGTcgtttgtaaaatatatacgCCGTCTGAATCCAAAATGTAATAAACTTTTTCAACAGCCAAAGTTAACAGCTAAAGATGGGATACATTATGACAACATTCCCCTTGGACACAACAAACTGGGCGTATATATGAACGAGATAAGCAAGGCAGCCAACCTGTCAAAGGAGTATACAAACCACTCATGCAGGGCTACAACTGTCCACATTTTAGATGAGGCACAAATTCCCAGTAGACACATTATGAGTGTCACTGGTCATAAATCGGAGGcatctttaaaaacatatagtggtaaaacatgtgaaaaaaacaaaaaaataatgtcagaCAAATTAAGTGAAAAAACACTATGCAAAACATCAACAGTTTCGAAACCAGCCGCTTTGTCttcaaatattgattttttgtgtctttcacAAACTAGTATGACTGTAGAAACTGAGGCGATATCAACTACCTCATTTGGCTCTTTCAATTTACAGCCATTGTCTGACTCGCAAACTCAAAACCTCATGAATGATATCATTCCTGAAATGGCAGCTGATGATGGTATGGATGATGGTATGGATGATTTATTGAAATCTCTAGAAGTTCCAAGATGTATACCAAAACAGTCGAACTCAGTTAATACTGCTAGTATGAACCAGAAAGCTATGCCAGCTCCAGTATTCAATAACTGTTCAAATATAACTGTCAATTACAATTTCATTCAGaagaattaa